From the Candidatus Hydrogenedens sp. genome, the window ATCACATCCGCATCTGGACCATTCGTCGTCCATAATTTAACTCCATTCAACAGATAATAGGAACCATCAGGAGAAGGAGTAGCCGTGGTCTTCATCTGAGCCGGGTCTGAACCCACTTCTGGCTCTGTTAAAGCAAAGGCAGAAATTTCACCTTTGGCTACCCGCGGTAAATACTTTTTCTTTTGCTCTTCTGTTCCAAAGGTGCGAAGAGGTTCCGGAACACCAATACTCTGATGTGCAGAAAGCCATGTAATTGTACTCTGGCAATAACTACCAATGAAAGAAAGCACACGGGCATAGTTGGTGACAGAAAGACCCAAGCCACCATATTCGGGTTTTATCTTCATTCCAAACAAACCCATCTCCTTCATTTTTTCCAATGCTTCCTTGGGATAGACACCTGTCTTATCAATCTCAACAGGGTCAACATACTTGTCGAGTAAATCTTTAATTTTTGCAATTAATTCATCTCCTATCTTTTTGTCCTCTTCGGACTGTGCTGGATAGGGATGTAGTAAATCCCAGCGGAAATTACCACGGAACATTTCTGCGGTGAAACTTGGGAATTTCCATTCCGTTTCACGTGCCTCTTCTGCAAGTTCCATTGCTGCATCTTTTGCTTTTAAATCCTCTTTTGTAGCCATAGTCTTACCCTCATCTTGGTTAAGATTTTCAATTGTTTTATATACTTAATGATAAGTAAATAATAATTTACCACCATTTATACACAATTGTCAAAATGGAAATCAACTAATCTTTGAAATATGTTAAACTCAATATCATAATATTTCATTATAACTTATTTATAAAATTGAAGTTATATTATCTAATTATTGAAAAAAATATCTGCTTGGATTCAAATAATATCTATTTTTAAAACCTCTTTACATAAAATGTAAATATAAAATTTAAAACCTTCGTTTTTATTAACAGATTATAATACATATAATATCAACTACATTACAAGATGAATGTATGATTAAAAATATGTTAAAATATTTTGTCATCTTGGACCGGAAATAAATTTGGTCAAATCATTAAACAATATCAACTTAAAATTTTAGAAGGAGTTTATTATGGATTACACAAAAAAAATGTATTATGTCCTCTCTTTTATGGGAATAATGGTTCTTCTCATTCTGGCTTCACCTACTGTATATGCAGATGACAATCCTCCCGCAGGAAAAATTGAATTAAAACTTGAGCTTCCAGAACCATTCTTTGGTGGAACGCCCATTGATTACTACAGTCCCAATTTAGAAGAAGAAGATTATAAAGACCGTCCACCTTATTATGTTCCCGAAGGTGTTACACTTATTTCCAAAGACAAACCTGTAACCAGTAGTGTTCCCCCAACTCGTGGTCAACTAAAACAAATCACGGATGGTGATAAAGATTATGGGAAGAAAAGCGTTGTCGAACTTCCCTCCGGTTTACAATGGGTTCAAATCGAACTTGATAAAGAATATACTATTTATGCAATCGTTGTATGGCACTTCCACGAAGGTAAACGCGTATATAAAGACTTTATTGTAACTGTTGGAAACGATCCTGAATTTAAAGACGGTGGTAAGCAAGTTTACAATAACGACTATGATAATTCTGCAGGCTTAGGTATTGGAAAAGACAAGGAGTTTATTGAAAATAACAAAGGAAGGCTTATTGGCATTGAAGAAGGCGTCAAAGGAAAATATGTTCGTTTATACAGCAATGGCAATTCTTACAATGATATGAATCACTATATCGAAGTAGAAGTTTACGGAAAATAATAGATACCCCGACTACATGATTTTTATGTGCCACCTTTAATTAATAAAGGTGGCATTTCTCTTTAATAAAAACAAATTTGCCTTTTAAGTTATAGTTGCTCATAATAAAACAAAAAACTTTATAAAAATGTATAAGAAAAAAATCCCAAAATATCTTTTCCTTTTATTCTACATCTTATTTTTATTTTCTGTTCTTGTATCCCGTTTTTACGGAATTTCTATTCGCCCTATGCATTGTGATGAAGCCAATCAAGCTTATAAAGCAGGGATATTATTAGAAAAAGGACTTTATAAATATGACCCTCACGAACATCATGGTCCTTTACTATATTATGCTACATTGCCTATTTTTTATTTTTATGGAGTTCATCAGTTTCGCGAGACAAATGAAACTATGTTCCGTATAGTTCCTGTTCTTTTTAGTATATTAATCTTTTTATCACTTTTACCTATGAAAAAATATGTTGGACTTATTGCTTTTCTCGTATCTTCTATACTTCTTGCGGTATCTCATGCATTCTTCTTCTATAGTCGTTATTATGTCCATGAAACACTTTTCGTTTTATTTTCTTCCCTCTTTATATTTTCATTATGGGGTTATATAAGCAAACCAAATATTCTTTCAGCAATTCTTACAGGTTTTAATCTATCCCTTGCCTTCGCTACAAAAGAAACTACATTAATTGTTCTTTTTGCTACTTCTTTAGCAACTGTAATAACCTTTGTTTACTTAATTAAAACTTCTCAATTTATGGAGACAAATTCTACTATCTTTCCCCATGTGTTAACATGGACAAAAATATTAAAACATATCTTTGCACTCTTTATAGCATTCTTTATCCCCTGGCTTTTATTATTTTCTTCTTTTTTCACGAACAAACAGGGATTATTAGATTTCTTCAGGGCTTATCAGACTTATCTTTTCAGGGCAAGTGGAGAAGGTTCTTCCGGGATTCATGACAAACCCTGGTGGTATTATTTACAAATTTTGACTTACTTTAACAAAACTGTAGGACCTATATGGTCAGAAGGATTTATAATTCTTTTATGTTCTGTCGGAATCATCATTTCGTTATGTTTCACGATTGGAATTCTTATTAAAAAGAAATGCGATGTAAGAGAGCAGACATTATCATCATTTTATATTTTCTTGTTCGTTTCTTTCTTTACAACCTTTCTTATATTTTCCCTCATACCTTATAAAACTCCATGGAATATACTCTTTCCACTCCTGGGTATGATAATATTTGCAGGCATTGGTTTTCAGGCACTTTGGCAAAAATTTAGGAAAATATGGGCTCGTTTTATTTTATCTATTATCCTATTGTCAGGTATATACCATCTATCTTATCAAACATATCAGGGAAACTTTATTTATTTCGCTGATATTTCTAACCCCTATGTATATGCTCATACAAGCACATCCTTAGTCAAAATGATGGACCGTATATATCAATTGTCTGACATACTTATTAAAGAAAATCAAGAACCCATTGTCTTTGTAATTGACCCGATAAATGATTACTGGCCTATCCCATGGTATTTACGGAAAATTGATAAAAAGGGTTTCTGGTCCAAAATACCTTCAAATATTGAGAATATCCCTTTTTTAATAGTATCACCAGAATTACTGCAAGAATTTGACAAGCGATTGAACAAACCTTACATGAAAGAGATATACACAATTCGTCCTGGTGTTTTTCGCTATCTCTATATAGAACAGCCTTTATGGGATAAGTTTATTGAAATTCAATCTATCCGAAAACAATAAATAGATTACGAGGCAATCCATTGCCGAAGTGTCATCTTATCAATCTTGCCATTTGCTAACATAGGTAAAACGGGACGAACATCAAACCGTCTTGGTACTTTAAATCCTGCCAGATGTCTTCTACAATAATCCCTTAGTTCATTTTCCTTAATGACTGCACCTGGTTTTGGAACAATGAAGGCATGTCCCACCTCCCCGTAAAGACTATCCGGAACACCAATCACAGCCGTCATTAATACAGATGGATGCATTTCCAGAACATCCTCAATTTCCTTCGGGAAAACATTCTCGCCTCCTGTCTTATACATTTCAGACTTGCGTCCACAAACAAATAAATATCCCTGTTCGTCTACCCAACCTAAATCGGAAGTATATAACCATCCATTGTTATCTTTTACCACAGAAGTTGCGATGGGATTATTTAAATATTCCTTCATAACTACGGGACCCCGAAAAGCAATCTCTCCGATTCTTCCTTTAGGGACTTCTTTTCGTTCTTCATCCACAATCTTTACTTCATACGGAGGAACAATACGCCCCGTAGAACTAAATAAAAGTTCCACTGGGTCATTAGGACTGGCAAAGGTAGTAAAACCACAAACTTCTGTTGAACCATATCCCGTCAGTAATAAGAAATTATACTTTTTGGCTAATTCCGACAGTGTCCTTACCATTCGTTCATTCGCTGCATACGCACCCCAAACCATAACCTTCAATGAACTCCAATCCATCGAACGGAATTTGGATGTACTCATCTGCATTAAATACATCGCCGGGACCTGTCCCAGATGAGTAATTCGATGTTTTTCTATTTCTATAAGAGAACCCTCTGGTAAAAAACGGTCCATTAACACAATAGTTGCACCGCTATATATGGCTGTATAGCCCATCTCTACATCTGCAGCTACATGATTTATAGGGAAATGAAGTAAAATACGGCTATCCGAATCCCAAAACATATATTGGCTTTCTACTTTTGCACTACACATTACTGCTCGATGTGTATGTAATACACCCTTGGGCTTACCCGTAGAACCGGAAGTATACATTAACAAAACTTCATCATTTTCATTTACTTCTGGAATTCTTTTTTCTAAAAGTTTTTTTGATTTTTCATTTCCTCTACATAAAAATTCGTTATATTCTATAAGTCCACTTCCTCTGGGGTCGCCAATGATAACGACTTCATGTAAAAATGGGAATTTTTCTTTAAAGTCAAGTATCATTTCAAGTAAATCAATATTCATATAATGGTCTAAAGCCAAAAGAACTTTGGGCTGAGAGTCGGAAAGAAAATAATAAATTTCATCTCTTGAAAATTTTGGAGAAATACCCTGCCATATAGCACCTACTTTTGACGCTGCCATAAAAGATGTTATAAATTCTGGACATGCCATAGATAATAAAGCGACACGGTCTCCTTTTTCTACACCCAGAGATACGAAAGCCTCAGCAAGTAAATCCATCTTTTCTTTCATCTGTTTCCATGTGAGATGAACATCTTCAAAGATAACTGCATCACTATCTGGCTTTACACTTGCCCAGTATTCTACGCTATGCCAGAGTAATTTCCTATCCTCACTGTTCATTTATCTTTATCCTCCTAAAATAATTGTTTTGTTTTTTTAAATACTACCCTCCGAAAATAATTACGCCGTTTTTTATGGCATAATCATTCCTCGGTGTCTTTATTTCAAAACACAATTTATTATTATTTATATTACTTTCATCTTTAAAAACTCTTATTGTTAATACATCACCACCATAAACAAAGGACGAAAAGCGAGCATATAAATATTCAATCCTTGATTGAGCTGGATTAAAACCATGTTCAAATATTTTTCGCACAGATTGGGATAAGGTTGCTGTTCCTTGATATACAGGAGCTGACAATCCGACTTTTTGAGAGAAAGCCCACGAAGTATGAATGGGAAAATGAATATCACTACATGCATCATATATAAGAGGGTCCATTGGCTGGATAACAATATTTTCTTCCCATAAAGTTTTTTCATTTTGTCTATCAATTTTTACATTTCTAAAAAACAATTCTTTCCCTTTACCTTCATCTTCACATGGAATATCCCTTAACAAAGCACCTAATCCTTCAACAAAGACAATCTCATCTTTTCTATTCTTCGCGGTGTAATCTATCCAGAACAAAGTTCCGGACAAATGAGGGACAATGGCTTTTACTTCCCCCTGTATTTGCAAAGTTTCACCTGCATAGAGGGGTTGAGACCAGCGAAGTTCTTCAAGATAATGAACCTGTCTTTCCAGTACATCCAGAGGAAACCCTGCAGTATCCCAATATTCGTCAAATCGAGATGAAATTTTCCATGTTAACGCTACCGCATACATCGGATGTACCAATAAAGGATGAACACGGTCATCATAAAAAAGCGGATTGGTTTCATATATACCCGCAGCATATTTCATTGCTTCTCGGGGAGATATATCTACCGTAAAAACCCTACTCTTTCGCCCTACAAATAAAGAATTTAATTTATTAGCCATAATTTATTTATCCTACAGGAGGTCTACCAATACTGTAATAACGGAAGCCATAAGAAGCCATTGTTTTAGGTGTATAAAGGTTTCTTCCATCAAATATCACCTTTTCTTTCATTAATTGAGCCATGCGTTCATAATCTGGACGACGAAATTCATTCCATTCTGTCAGAACTAAAAGTCCTTCTGCCCCTTCTAAAGGAGGATATTGTTTTGGTGCGATTTCAATTTGAGTACCAAATCGTTCTCGTAGTTTAGGTCCTGCCAGAGGGTCAAAAACCCTCAATATTGCTTTTTTCTTTAGCAATTCCTCTATAATAAAAATCGAAGGGGCTTCCCGAATATCGTCAGTTCTTGCCTTAAATGAAGCCCCCCAAATTGCAAGTGTTTTTCCATTTAAATCCCCTTTATAATGTTCCAGTATCATAGATAAGAACTTTTCACACCGCTCTTTATTTACCTTCTGGATAGCATCAAAAAGATAGTAGGATATTCCTTTTTCTTTGGCAAATAGCATACATAAGTCCAAATCTCGGGGTAACCAAATGCCACCATAACCGATACCGGGGAATAAGAATGTTTGTCCTATACGGCTATCCGCCCCAACGGCTTCTCGGACTTCACTGATATTGGCTCCCCAAACTTCGCATAAATCCGCTATCTGATTAATAATAGATATTCGTCCAGCCAGCATCACTGCGGTTGCATATTTACTCAATTCCGCACTACGCAAACTCATTAATAACAATGGTCTACCCGTTCGCAAGAAAGGACTGTATATTTCTTTCATAATTTCCTGCACCCGAACATCCTCACATCCCACAACTACACGGTCAGGACGAAGAAAATCATCCACAGCCGTTCCTTGTTTTAAAAAGTCAGGATTAACCACAATATCAAATGGATGCGGTGTATTCTCCTTTAATGTTTCCTTAATTTTATCAGCTGTCCCGGGGGGTAAGGTCATCTTATTTACAATTATTCTATATCCTGTCATAACCCGTGCAACTATTTTTACTACATCTAAAACAGGTTTAATAATATCATCTACTGTCGAATATGAAAGCACAGGGTCCATACATAAAAATACAAGAAGACAGTTTTGAACGGCTTCCTGTAAAGAATCTGTGAAAAAAAGCCGTTCTTCTTCAATATTTCGCGAAACCAGTTCACTTAATCCCGGTTCATATATAGGGATTTCTCCTTGTTTTAGTAATGAAATCCTTTCTTTATCCCAATCAACACAGGTTACTATATGCCCACTTTCAGCAAAACAAGTACCTACAACCAAGCCTTGATAGCCCGTTCCTATTACTGTAATTTTCATATTTTATTATCCTGTATAGAATTTGCTATTGTTAACCCGTTACGAAATAAAACAAAATACGATTTTATTAATACAATATATCACATTCATATATTATCCCAAAATTTACCAAATATTGGCATTTGTCAACAACTTAAATTTAACTAAATAAAGGGTATAAATAATGGTAAAGAAACAATATATATTATTACCTATTGCTTTTCTCTCAATCCTTTTGAATTCATTTTCGGAAGATTACTTATTGCCTGAAAATTTCACCCGTTTTGAAATTCCAGACGATAAAGAAGTAGGAACAGTAATGACGGAATATTTATGGTATCACCTTTTTAAGAGACTTGGAAATGGACCTACTCTTTTTAATAAAGAATACTTACTCTGTGCAGATACATGGGTAAACGATTTTATAGAACCTCATAGGAATAAAACTATACAGGAGGTTCACAGAGAAGACCTTTTATCTATCCGAATAGATGATGAAGGCTACATTGACACACATCAGCATTTTTCCCATGCACATGATGCTGGTTGGCCCTTTCCCTTATGGACACAAACCTACGGGCAAAAGGATAAAGGAATAGGTTGGCACTTTCAACCTCTGGAACAGGTTCCGGGTTGGGTTGGTGATAATCTCCGACATGCTAAAAATGATTCTACCTGCGGTGAGAATGCCATTAAACAATGGGAACTCCAAAATTTAATCTCACATGGTATCATTGAGAATAAGTGGAAATTAGAAACTACGGGGGAGGGTCCTTCAATAATAACTTCTATTCCTAATCTTAATTTAAGTGCTAAAGACATACCTTTTTTCCAGTTACGATGGAAAAGAGAAATACAATCCCAAAGTCATTTACTCCCTTATATAGAATGGAAAAGGGTTGGGGATAGCGATTTTTCTCCTGAAAGAAGATTTTATTTTTATTATCAGAACACTGCACTATCCCCCCCTGACTGGTCACATTCTCATATACCTGTTTACAAGCATCCACTATGGAACGGAACTGTTGACCAGATACGCATTTGTTTAGCCCCAGAAAAATGTTCGGGTTTCTTTTTGATTGATTCTTTTTTCTCTTTGTTTGATACTCGCCAAACTATAAATAATCCTATTTACATTCTCGCATGTAAATACTATTTCAATTGGACAGGCGACATAGATTTTTTACGGCAGGTAATAAATAAGATGCGAATGGCACTTCAATATCAACGGAAAGAATTAGGTGGCGATACGAACCTTTGTATTGTCAACCCATGGGTAGGGCATGACGGTATCCCCGGCTACAAAATCACTGAAAAGGGGAAAGAATTTAATATTGGGCACGGGATTGGAAATAATTACTGGGATTTACTCCCTTTTGGCGGTTATGATTGTTATGCTACCAACCAGTATTATGCATCACTCCTTGCCATGGCAGAAATAGAAGAGGTTATTTTGAAACACCCGGAATGGAATATCCCTCGTGGTGCTCTTGCCATTGATCCCAAAGAACTTCAAGAACATGCTCAAAAAGTACGCGAAAAAGCACAATCCTTGTTCTGGGATACATATAAAAAACGGTTTGTTGCATGTATTGACCGTAATGGAGATAAACATGATTACGGTTTTACTTTCTTAAATCTCGACTGTATCTGGTATGGAACCGCTTCTAATGAACAAGCATCCGAAATCTTAAAATGGTTGAATGGAGAACGAATTATTGAATCGGACACTTCAAAAGGTGCGGATATTTATCACTGGCGTTTTGGTCCTCGTGCAACTACCTTACGAAATATTGATTGGTATGTCTTTTGTTGGACAGGACCTGAAAAAATCCCATGGGGCGGACAGGTCCAAGATGGCGGGGCTGTATTGGGTTTTTCATTCTACGATTTATGGGCAAGATTGCATGTTTTAGGTCCCGATAATGCATGGCAACGGCTCAAAGAAATTGTAGAATGGGAAAAAGAAGTTCGTAGTGCCGGTGGATACAGAAAATACTATGAAGAGGGAAAACAAGGAACAACTTTGCAAGGCTGTAATACACCGGGTGGACTGGGAATTGATTGCGAATTTTTTGAAAGCAGTCTTTTGCCCTCTATTTTTGTCTACGGTTTTATGGGGATTATTCTAAAAGCGGATAAACTTGAAATAAATCCTAAATTACCATCTCATATTAACAATCTTACTGTAAAAAATATAAAGTATAGAAATTGGGTTCTAAATATCACAGCCACTCATTCTGATTTAAATGTAGAAGTCGTAAGTCAAATACCCCAACTGCCAATTAAGATAAAATACATTCAAAAACCTTTATCTGGTGAAATGAAAGAAACAGAAAAATTAATTTCCGATGTAGGTGTTTATACATTCAATTAAAATTTCTTATAAATACTAGAAACAAAAACCATCTTCACTCATACCTGGACAAATGTAATAATGTCCAATGTTAAATATCTGGATTAATCGTAATAATTCTCCAAGGTCAATCTGCCAATCTTGTGGATTGTAATCGGACGCATGTGGACGACAGGTATGGTCTCCATCTAAACCCGGAGCATAACCATCTTCAGTCCCTTCTTCACAATGATAACCTCGTATATTGAAGAATTGAATAACTCGAAGAAGTTCGCTCAAATTAATCTTCCCATCGCCATCTATATCTGCTGAATGCTCTGTTATAACTTCACCTTCAATTATACCTTCGCCTTCTTCTATCCCTTCTGCAATACCTTCGCCTTCCATGGTTCCTTCATGTATCCCTTCTCCTTCGATTATTCCTTCTCCTTCTAAAATACCTTCGGGAACACCTTCGCCTTCCACAATCCCTTCTTCTATCCCTTCTCCTTCAATAATCCCTTCGCCTTCTAAAATACCTTCAGGGACACCTTCGCCTTCGGTTATTCCTTCAACACATGGACCACTTGACACATATATGGTAACCTCAGTACCTGTCATCACTTGTGTCCCTGCAGATGGTTCTTGCCCGAAAACGATACCTGCCTCTATCTCATCATTACATTCAACCACAATAGTAACAGTTAATTCACTTGCATTTATTAATACTTCCGCCTCTACCTGTGGTAATCCGATAGTATAAGGCACAGTGGTCATACAGGGTCCCTGAGAAACTGTAATATCCACAGAAGACCCTTCAGGGACTTGAGTTCCTGCTATTGGATTTTGTGCTAAAACAATCCCTTCATCATACAGATTGGAACACTGATAATTGACATTACCTATTAACAGATTTGCATTGGCAAGTATTACTTCTGCTTGCTCTATGGTAAACTCAACTACATTAGGAACATTTGTAGGACAAGGTCCTGATGAAACAGATATATCCACGGGATATGTTTCTGCAACAAGGTGGCTCTCTTCAGGAGTTTGAGCAAATACCACTCCTGCTGAGTATGCCGTATTACATTGGACTGATACAGTGCCTCTACTCAATCCTGCTTCTGTTAAGGCATTATTCGCTTCGGTTTGGGTTAAATCTATAAGTCGTGGAATATTAATAAATTGAATTAGTGGTGTATCTTTTAACTGGGGATAGCTCTGCGTCTTGGAGGGGAAATGCCATACATTATCGAAGTCCCATCCTGCATTTAGAAATGTGTCTATATTTAATAATTCCGTAGTTGTTTTTCCTGTTCCTCCAAAAGAAGTGAGACCTCTGAACAAATAGGATTTTTAGGTTTGGGATTAATCTACAAAATAATTATACCGTTTTTGGAATGGAAAAATCGCTTTGGGAAAGGAAAATATCTTTTCTATAACCAATAATTGAGTTTTTTCTTATTGATTTTTTGTCCTTTTTTCCTCTTTTTTATCTATTTTT encodes:
- a CDS encoding UDP-glucose/GDP-mannose dehydrogenase family protein, whose translation is MKITVIGTGYQGLVVGTCFAESGHIVTCVDWDKERISLLKQGEIPIYEPGLSELVSRNIEEERLFFTDSLQEAVQNCLLVFLCMDPVLSYSTVDDIIKPVLDVVKIVARVMTGYRIIVNKMTLPPGTADKIKETLKENTPHPFDIVVNPDFLKQGTAVDDFLRPDRVVVGCEDVRVQEIMKEIYSPFLRTGRPLLLMSLRSAELSKYATAVMLAGRISIINQIADLCEVWGANISEVREAVGADSRIGQTFLFPGIGYGGIWLPRDLDLCMLFAKEKGISYYLFDAIQKVNKERCEKFLSMILEHYKGDLNGKTLAIWGASFKARTDDIREAPSIFIIEELLKKKAILRVFDPLAGPKLRERFGTQIEIAPKQYPPLEGAEGLLVLTEWNEFRRPDYERMAQLMKEKVIFDGRNLYTPKTMASYGFRYYSIGRPPVG
- a CDS encoding glycosyl hydrolase family 65 protein, whose translation is MVKKQYILLPIAFLSILLNSFSEDYLLPENFTRFEIPDDKEVGTVMTEYLWYHLFKRLGNGPTLFNKEYLLCADTWVNDFIEPHRNKTIQEVHREDLLSIRIDDEGYIDTHQHFSHAHDAGWPFPLWTQTYGQKDKGIGWHFQPLEQVPGWVGDNLRHAKNDSTCGENAIKQWELQNLISHGIIENKWKLETTGEGPSIITSIPNLNLSAKDIPFFQLRWKREIQSQSHLLPYIEWKRVGDSDFSPERRFYFYYQNTALSPPDWSHSHIPVYKHPLWNGTVDQIRICLAPEKCSGFFLIDSFFSLFDTRQTINNPIYILACKYYFNWTGDIDFLRQVINKMRMALQYQRKELGGDTNLCIVNPWVGHDGIPGYKITEKGKEFNIGHGIGNNYWDLLPFGGYDCYATNQYYASLLAMAEIEEVILKHPEWNIPRGALAIDPKELQEHAQKVREKAQSLFWDTYKKRFVACIDRNGDKHDYGFTFLNLDCIWYGTASNEQASEILKWLNGERIIESDTSKGADIYHWRFGPRATTLRNIDWYVFCWTGPEKIPWGGQVQDGGAVLGFSFYDLWARLHVLGPDNAWQRLKEIVEWEKEVRSAGGYRKYYEEGKQGTTLQGCNTPGGLGIDCEFFESSLLPSIFVYGFMGIILKADKLEINPKLPSHINNLTVKNIKYRNWVLNITATHSDLNVEVVSQIPQLPIKIKYIQKPLSGEMKETEKLISDVGVYTFN
- a CDS encoding PASTA domain-containing protein, with the translated sequence MFRGLTSFGGTGKTTTELLNIDTFLNAGWDFDNVWHFPSKTQSYPQLKDTPLIQFINIPRLIDLTQTEANNALTEAGLSRGTVSVQCNTAYSAGVVFAQTPEESHLVAETYPVDISVSSGPCPTNVPNVVEFTIEQAEVILANANLLIGNVNYQCSNLYDEGIVLAQNPIAGTQVPEGSSVDITVSQGPCMTTVPYTIGLPQVEAEVLINASELTVTIVVECNDEIEAGIVFGQEPSAGTQVMTGTEVTIYVSSGPCVEGITEGEGVPEGILEGEGIIEGEGIEEGIVEGEGVPEGILEGEGIIEGEGIHEGTMEGEGIAEGIEEGEGIIEGEVITEHSADIDGDGKINLSELLRVIQFFNIRGYHCEEGTEDGYAPGLDGDHTCRPHASDYNPQDWQIDLGELLRLIQIFNIGHYYICPGMSEDGFCF
- a CDS encoding class I adenylate-forming enzyme family protein: MNSEDRKLLWHSVEYWASVKPDSDAVIFEDVHLTWKQMKEKMDLLAEAFVSLGVEKGDRVALLSMACPEFITSFMAASKVGAIWQGISPKFSRDEIYYFLSDSQPKVLLALDHYMNIDLLEMILDFKEKFPFLHEVVIIGDPRGSGLIEYNEFLCRGNEKSKKLLEKRIPEVNENDEVLLMYTSGSTGKPKGVLHTHRAVMCSAKVESQYMFWDSDSRILLHFPINHVAADVEMGYTAIYSGATIVLMDRFLPEGSLIEIEKHRITHLGQVPAMYLMQMSTSKFRSMDWSSLKVMVWGAYAANERMVRTLSELAKKYNFLLLTGYGSTEVCGFTTFASPNDPVELLFSSTGRIVPPYEVKIVDEERKEVPKGRIGEIAFRGPVVMKEYLNNPIATSVVKDNNGWLYTSDLGWVDEQGYLFVCGRKSEMYKTGGENVFPKEIEDVLEMHPSVLMTAVIGVPDSLYGEVGHAFIVPKPGAVIKENELRDYCRRHLAGFKVPRRFDVRPVLPMLANGKIDKMTLRQWIAS
- a CDS encoding MaoC/PaaZ C-terminal domain-containing protein: MANKLNSLFVGRKSRVFTVDISPREAMKYAAGIYETNPLFYDDRVHPLLVHPMYAVALTWKISSRFDEYWDTAGFPLDVLERQVHYLEELRWSQPLYAGETLQIQGEVKAIVPHLSGTLFWIDYTAKNRKDEIVFVEGLGALLRDIPCEDEGKGKELFFRNVKIDRQNEKTLWEENIVIQPMDPLIYDACSDIHFPIHTSWAFSQKVGLSAPVYQGTATLSQSVRKIFEHGFNPAQSRIEYLYARFSSFVYGGDVLTIRVFKDESNINNNKLCFEIKTPRNDYAIKNGVIIFGG
- a CDS encoding TIGR03663 family protein, whose protein sequence is MYKKKIPKYLFLLFYILFLFSVLVSRFYGISIRPMHCDEANQAYKAGILLEKGLYKYDPHEHHGPLLYYATLPIFYFYGVHQFRETNETMFRIVPVLFSILIFLSLLPMKKYVGLIAFLVSSILLAVSHAFFFYSRYYVHETLFVLFSSLFIFSLWGYISKPNILSAILTGFNLSLAFATKETTLIVLFATSLATVITFVYLIKTSQFMETNSTIFPHVLTWTKILKHIFALFIAFFIPWLLLFSSFFTNKQGLLDFFRAYQTYLFRASGEGSSGIHDKPWWYYLQILTYFNKTVGPIWSEGFIILLCSVGIIISLCFTIGILIKKKCDVREQTLSSFYIFLFVSFFTTFLIFSLIPYKTPWNILFPLLGMIIFAGIGFQALWQKFRKIWARFILSIILLSGIYHLSYQTYQGNFIYFADISNPYVYAHTSTSLVKMMDRIYQLSDILIKENQEPIVFVIDPINDYWPIPWYLRKIDKKGFWSKIPSNIENIPFLIVSPELLQEFDKRLNKPYMKEIYTIRPGVFRYLYIEQPLWDKFIEIQSIRKQ